Part of the Lagenorhynchus albirostris chromosome 19, mLagAlb1.1, whole genome shotgun sequence genome, TCTCGTGTCCAGACGTGCGAGTCCACCCTCGGGCTATGGCGGTGGCTCAGCACGCGCGCATCTGGCTGGGGACGTGCCGAGCGTGCAGCACACGCTGTGCCATGCTGGCTACGTGAGGCTCGGTTCATGCCAGCCCTCGAGGTCACACGCGCATGCTCAGCACACGCCAGCTCACGTGCAGTGCGCGCCGACGGCTCAGCGCACGCCAGCCCACGCCGGTCACCCACTGAGGGCTCAGCACACACCAGCCATGTGCTGAGCGTCCAGTACACACCAAACCACACTGGTCACATGCTGAGGGCTCAGCATGCGTGAAGGTGTCCCCACCAGAGGCCCATGCCAGCTGTCCCCTACCCGGCACCCCACCTCACACCACTCGGTCAGGCACAGGCTGTACACACAAGTTATTTACTTCTTATTATGACCTCAGGCCCTCTTTGCCCTGGAAAGTGGGGTGGGCCAGGGGGCCAGGCCCAGCATGCACCCCTACTTCTTCGGGGGCTGATCCCTCCCCCAGCTTGGCTGGGTCCTCTGCGGCCACAGCAGCAGGCTGGCGGGGGCGGAGGTAGAAGCGGGAGAGCAGGGGGGGAGCCTGTGGGAGCCACGACGGGGCAGACAGAAGCGGGGGCACGGGGACAGGGATTGAGACCCGGAACACCCGCGCCCGCGGGGGCCTCGCAGGCCTGTCCTGTCCGCTGGACCGGGCCTCAGAGCAGGCGACAGGCGTTGCCCACGCTGTCGGCTGAGGTGTCAAGGTCATGGCTGTAAGGGGAGTCCCAGTCCCTCAGGAAAACGGCCTCCAGCTGGCTCCGCAGGCCACCCCGCCCGTTCTGCGTCACCAGCAGCGAGGTGCCCGCTGTCTCGGTGAAGTAGCTGCCGGACCAGTTGGAGGTTCCTACGGGGAGCGGGGGTCCAGAGAGTCAGGGCCCGTGGTGCTGCCCGGACCCCCTTCCGTCCTCCCACCCCAGCGGCGCCCAGGACGCTCACCGATGTAGGTGGCACGTTCAGTCACCATGTACTTGTTGTGGTTGACGCGAGTGTAAGGGACTCGGGCCTGGGCCTCGTCCGCAGGGACCACAAAGAGTTtctgagagggaggggagatgcGGGGTTGGGTTAGAGAAGCCccagggtctggggtggggagtggcacCAGGTCTGCGGGACTGGGGACTCAGCTGCTTCCCTCGCGGGCCTGGGGGCCAGCATGGGTACTCGGTAAACACCGGCTGAAAGGGAGGACCCTGTCGCCTCATATGCCGCCTGTTCCCTCTAGCATGACTATTTATCCCTTAGGTCTTACCTCAGATGTCCCCTTTTCCAGAAAGTCTTCCACGACCCCTCAGGCTGCGGCAGGAGTTTCTGCTGGGCTTCCCCATCCCAGCCCTAACCCCTCTGCCCGTGCCCTTGATTCTGGCCAATCAGGGCACAGCCCACTGTGGGTCGTCCCTGTCAAGTGACAGGTGAGCTCCACGATTGCTGTGTCCCCGGTACTGCCCCGCATAGGGGCTGATGGGTAGGTCTGGGGTAGGTGCTTACCACCTGGATGTCAAAGTGGGTGTGGTTGTCACGCAGGGCAGCCAGGGAGAGCAGGAAGGCCCGCATGGATGGCTCAGAGTGCCCCCAGCAGCTGACCAGCAGGCGCACCTTGACGCCCCGCTCATAGGCAGCCCGCCGCAGCCCGTCGTCAATGGCAGGCCAGAACCTTGGGGAGGGGGGTGCAGGATGCGGAGGGAGGCCTCACTTCAGCTTTAGGGAGCCAGGCCTGGGGCCCGCTGCAGCTTCTGAGAAGCCCCAAGCCCCCACCCCATCTCTAGCTCCAAGCCCTGCTCCCCCCACCAATCTTCTCATTGTCTTGTCTGCTGCCCCCAGACTACCTGCTCTGAGCCCCCAGAGTCCAGTCATCCCCACTTCCTATCCCAGATCTCAAAGCCCAACCCTGCCGCCCCAAACCTGAATACCCTTAGTCCTACCTCCCAAGCCCGTCATCCCATATCCAGCCCACACTCCCTGCCTCCTACCTGCAGAAATCCCACATCCTGCATCCTCTGCCTTAAGCCTCCAGTCCCCCGTCTCCACACCACCCCCCGAATATTCTCATCCTCTTCTCTGTCCCCTTCTCCTTGTCTTGACCATCCAGACCCACTCTCCCTGTCACCTCTGTCTCTCCCCATGGcatcccctccctctgtcccctggTCTTGGCCCCGTGACTGCTTTCTGGGCCCCATCGCTCTGTATCCTGTCTCCTCTTCCACTCACGGTGGCTCCCTACCCCAACCCCTGTCCACGCGCCCAGCGGTACCTGTGCGGGTGGGAGAACTCCATGGTGGGCAGGTAGTTCATGATCGCGATGTAGATGAAACTCCGGGCATTGTCCACCGCGTTGAGCAGGGCTTTCAAGTCTGGGGTGCGGCCACTTGGACACAGTGGTGGGGGTGCACTCTGGGGGACGAGGGGACAGGCAAGACACATGTTCTTCACAGTGGACCCCTGCTACAGACAGCTTGTCACGAGCCAGGTCCTGCGGGTCTCACTAATGCTCAGCCTCCATGAAGGAGAGGGATAATTACCACCGTCTTTTTTTGCAGGTGAgcaaacggaggctcagagagggtaagtgatttgcctaaggtcacacagctgataaatggagccagggtttgaacctagGCTGTCTGGTTCCAGAACTTATGCTCTAACCCAGTGGTTCTCGACCTGAGGTCCCTGGTCAGgcagcaacagcatcacctggaaacttgttagaaatgcaagttcttGGGCCTCACTGCCCATGGCACACAGAACCAAGGTGCTGgggtggagcccaggaatctggCTTTCCACAAGCCCTTCTGGTGATTCTAATGCATGCTCAAGTTTGAGGACCTCTGCTCTAATCACTTTTGTCCCTGACTTACAGTCCAGCCTGATGGCACTCATGTGCCCAGCCACACCAGGCCCTTCACCCAGCTCTCTCCATCCTCACAACAGGTGAGCAAACTCGAGCTCTGAAAGGGGTAGTGGTAACGGGGGAACCATTAATGTCCCGTGGGAGGTCACTGGAGCAAAGGACCCCAATGAATCGTGTCCCTCCATCCATGCCTTAGTGTGGGCCCTCCAGGATGACACTGGGCTTGGCCAGGTGACTTGCTGCGGGGGACCCAGGTTGGCCACCCCAACTAGTGAAAATATTAACAGCTAAAAGCAGCGGTGCCTTGTCCAGAGTGCCAAGGGCAATAGTGGGTGCTGTCCCATAGAACTTTCCACATTGATGGAAAAGTTCTCTATCTGCACTGTCCCGTATGCCAACTGCTTGCTATGTGTAGctgctgagcacttgaaatgtggctagtgtgactgaggaactgagttTTTAACTGTAGTTCATTTTAATTGATTAAAAATGCGACATGCAGCTATACTGGACAGGTCACCCAGGGCTCGGCCTGCATGGACCCAGCCGTGCCTCTCACTAGCCCTACGAGGTGGTAAATATTGCAATACTTATTTTCTATGTGAAACCAAGGCCTAGGGAGGTTGGGACACAGCCCAGGCCCCGAGTGAGCAGAAGTGACAGCCAGTGGTCAGGAACCCCCATCCCTACCAAGTCACTAGGCAGGGCTTGATGGGGGCCGAGAGAAGGGATGTGGCCGGGGTGTGACAGGCCCCTCTTCCCTCGGACTCACTGCCAGGTAGGCCAGAGCAGGGGTTCCGTTGAGGCAGATTTCCATTGGTGTCTCTTGATTGTAGCGGGTGTCATAAGGCCGGGGCCAGGTTGACGGGATGGAGCTGCCCGCCTGGCCCAGGTACCAGTAGGCCTCGAAGATCTTGGTCAGGTCTCGAGCTAGGCAACTGCAGTTGTACATGACCACGCCCAGCTCCTTGACCTGTGGGAGGGCAATGCTGAGCCCGGGGACGATGGCCTGGTGCCCACAGATGACATGGACACCTGCagcccttccccctgccccccaccaagtcccccttcctgccccttgCCCTTCtatctccccctctctctgcccctgtctcctttctttctgccCCTTAACCgtgcccccaccccccttcccccagctaAAGTCCTGAGATGGACATGATCTTGACTCAAGATTAAAATCTTAAGTTTTGGTGAAAATCAGTTATTCCAAAGCTCCAGGTTTCCTGAACCTTTGCGTACACTGTTGCTTCTACCCTCCACTGAGCTCCTACTCAGTCTTAGGTCTCAGCTGACAGTTTCCTCCTCCGGGAATCCTGCCTTGACTGCCCAGACTGTGTCAGGCATTCCTTGAGGCTCTCAGGGTCCCTTGGGCCTCCTTTATCACCCTTTCTGGTGACAAACCTGCCTCCCCATTGGACTGGGAGGACAGGCACAGGGGATGTCTCAGGGACAGCTGTGTGTTCAGCATCTCCCCGCGGGGCTGGTGAGATTAGGggtttggaaaatatttgttgagcaaatgATCACTGACTAAGCTGTCCCTTTTTCCTGTCCTGTGCCAATTCCTACAGCTCCTCCAGTTATCAGATTAGATTTCATCTCTTTTGGGAGACTTTCCCAGGTACCCCAGGTTGGGTCGCCCGTCCTGGCCCTGACCCCTCCACTTGTGCTCCCGCCTCGCCACCAACTCAGACTTGACCCTTTTGGGCTGACACTGGTGACAGGCCCGTCTCCACCCTGGACCGGGGGTTCCAAGAGGTCCACCATGTTCCCAGCATCAGAACAGGGCTGGGCTTAGAGCAGGCATGCAGAGAGTGAATCATGAAGGTCAAATGGGTGGACAGGGCCTGGAATGTCCTGTAGATGCCATCGGGgatcagaggggcttccctgagcAGAGCGAGTGTGGTGGAGGGCTGGATTTGGGGATGTTAGGTAGGAGGTGGGAAGGAAGCCATTGCAGAGACTGGAAGAGAGGACTCTGGGGTTGAGGCGGGGCACAGCCGGAGGCCGGGCGCCCTGTGGGGCAGGGAGCGGCCTAGAAGGGCGGTGGGCAGGGTGCAGGCAGACCTGGGTCAGGGAACGCCAGTCCATGTTGGCACTGCCGAGGTAGAAGTGGGTCTGGTCTACCACCCAGAACTTGGTGTGCAGGACGCCATGGGTCAGCTTCTGCATGTCCACCGTGCGGACCTGGGCACCTGGACAGACAGGGGTGGTGGTCAGGGTGCTGGcttgggcagccccaggcccagcccacccccagctGCCCCCTAGCTCACCGCTTTGCAGCAGGGCCTGCAGatctgcctggggctggggcccacTTGGCTTGCTCACGGCAATGCGGACCTTCACACCTCGGGGTGCCAGGGTCTGTAGCTGCCGGAGGACCTCCTcgccctgggaggaggggagagcctCTGAGGGGCTGGATGAGCCAACTCTCCAACCCCACGCAGGACCCCCCATGGAGCTGTTTTGAGATTAAGCTTCTAGATCTGATCAGGCTTTACATTAGCCGGTACACTCAGGGAAGGCTTTACACAGGTTAAGATGTTAAAACCTGTGTCTgttgtattttattgattttttggccacactgtgtggcatgcgggatcctagttccccgaccagggattgaacccgtgccccccgcagtggaagtgcagagtcttaaccattggaccacctgggaagtccctttATCTGTTTTAATAATTGGCGCTCTGAGCCCTGCTAGGGCCTCCCTGCCACTCCTGCCCTTCACGGGACCTTCCCAAGATCCTGACTTGGAAGTATCAATGCCCGTCACAGAAGGGACCTCTGGGCACCTTGCAGGATGTTGGGGGCACAGTGCAGGCTTGGGGTCTGGGAAGGTTTGGGTGAGGTCTGATGATGCCAATAACATTAATAGCAACAGCCATTGATTCCCTGGTTTCTACTGTGAGCCAGGGCCCCTCTAAGCCCCTTTACATGTGAACTCACTGACTTCTCACCACTCTCACTGATGAGGCAAATCTGAGTATATCCCAaggtgcagatggggaaactgagcatTGGAAAAATCAATGGGgaagcaggatttgaactcagatggTCTGCCTCCTATGTCTGTGCTTCGTGCTTTGAACCATTCCAGTAGGAACCAGCAGGGCGTGGGAgctcatgactttttttttttttggcttgtgggatcttagttctccaaccagggattgaacccgcgcccttggcagtgaaactgcagagtcctagccactggaccgccagggaatttccagctCATATCATTTTTAACTGTCGTATATTTTTTCAGGCAGTGCTTAATAAACCTCAcgattttaatacattttaagccTACCTCTGACAAAGAGTGGCagcaaggaaaggggaaaaaaagggacaaaTTCACCATGTCTTTCGATGAAGGGCTTATCCACCTAGGCTGTTCCTTTTCAAATCTTGAAGTTTTACGTTTTTTAAGTTTGTCTGCAGACCCTAACAAGGCTATCAGAGCAAATGCTCATAAAGGGCTGACTCTGTCGGGCATTGTGCTATAACTGGCAGGGATTAGCCCGTTTCATCCTCACAAGAGGGGAGTGCTAGATATtgccccattctacagatgaggaaactgaagaccgagaggtgaagtgacctgcccaaggtcacacagctgggaagtggcagcCTGGCTTGAGGCTGGGCTGGTACTCACTccatgtttccatttctttgtgtgaCAGGGTCGGGGCAGCTTGTGGGTGAGGATATCTGCCAGCCTAATCCCTCATAACCAAACCCATACCCTGATATTCAGAGGCCTCCAGATGACTGTGACAAAACGCCCCCAGTCCAGAGGGCCACGTGAAGACAGTTGCTTCCAAACACCTGTGTCCAACCCGCTGTGTGAGACATGTCTACCCGTCTCCCGGGCTATAGGGAAACCCCTTTCATCCACCTCCCCAGTGCCTCCCTCCAACCGCCCCCCCCGACCCCCCACCCACTGCCAGCCAGGGCCCAGGTTGCCAGGTACCTGCTGAGCAGAGGGCTCCTGAGTGTGGGTGTCGTTGTTGGTGAGGGTCCAGTAGAAGGAGGCAATGTCCAGGCTGCTGTGGGCACCGGCGAGCAGGCCCAGCCAGGCCTGGCTGGTGGAGGGGTTGACCGTGGAGGCATTGGGGAAGTCCAGGCCCTCGGGAATGCTCTCCACCAGCACtgctctggggggtggggggaggcagaatCAGCCATAGGGGGCTGGAATGTGAGTGCTCACTTCTCTGCCCACGGAGGACGGAAGACTATGTGTATTTGTGTCGGTACTCATGATTCTCTGTGTGTCTGCATTTGTCTGTCTAGAGGTGTGGAAGGAAGGTTGTgcatgtgcatgtctgtgtgtgtgtgtgtgtgtgtgtgtctgtccacAGATATGGATGGAAGATGCCATGTGTGTCTGTTCACAGACAGATAGAAGATGATGCTGTGGCTGCCATGGCAACAGtgtgggggaaggaggtgggCATGGAGGGAAGAACCGTGACGGTCCACTTGGGAGTCGGCGATCACCTTATTCTGTCTCGCCCACTGGGTGCAGGCCCTGCTTAGTGCGTGTTGAAGTGTCCCTGGCTTGGCagggcccctccccccaccatctgAGGCGCCCACGCCCCCCTCCACTTACTCGCAAGGGTCATAGCAGGGGGCTGGGCGCTGGTTGGGCCCAAAGAGATGCAAGTCGCCGTATTCCCATAGAAACAGCTGAGTCATCAGGGCACCGAAGCCCACGACTGCCAGGATGAGGACCAGCAGGACCCAACGGGCCTtctgtggggaggaggaggtgatCAGCCAGCCCAAGGAGGGCAGCCCAGGCCATGGCTGAGACAGAGTGAGGGTGGCAGTGGGCTCCTACCTTTTCTGCAGCTTTCCACGCCTCGATCTCGTTCATGGGTAGCTCGTTGGAGGGCTCCTCGGCAGGCACCTTCAGCTGGGGGACAGGGAtgatggtgtgtgtgggggtgacAGGGCAGCTCAGTGGGGCCCCCACCCTCTGCTGggtccagcccctccccactgggTCCCCCATCCACCTACCTCCTGGTACATCAGTTTAGGCTTCATCTTGCTGGGCAGCCAGGGGTTATACAGATTCCAGTGGGAAAGTGGGTGTGTCAGGGTCTCCAAGCTGCAGGGAACAAAAGCTGGCACTGTGTGGGGTGTTCTAGGCTTTTGGGGGACATCACAGAAAGCGGATCAGCCTCGGGCTCACGGGACTCCCTGGGTCGCCTTGTCTGTGATCACGGGGGCCACTGGCACTGTGCCTGCCACCCCTAAAGGAGGAAGCTGACTGCTGGTCAGTTGGGATTTCGAAATCCCTCAAAGTCCAACTCCTCTGCTTTCCTCCTATTCCTCTGCGGtaccctccctgctcccctttagtgcccaccctgcccccccGAAGCGCCCACCCTGCCCCTCATCAGCACCCACACTGCTCCCCATTAGCGCTTTCCCTTCTCTGAGCTCTAACCTATACATTCCCAAAATGACAGCTCCGGATTGGGTCAGCGGAGCCCTAAAtctttgtgcctggcttctcccAGCCCTGGGATTACCCAGAAGTCATTTTCCAGGTGGCTCCTCTGCCCTCACCCTCAGGTAACAACTAGACAGCTCAGGCCGGGAGCCCAGGACCATCGCGGCCTCCCCGTCAGACCCCAGCCCATCCCCGAaaccatcctcccctcccctaccccagaGGGGCCTCAGCCTTACTCGGCAGGCGGCTGCTGCTACCTCCACGGGGCCCCAGCTTCTGCCCCGACAGGCTGAGCAGGGGCGGGCGGGCGGAGGCGGGGGCCGAGGGGGCTCCGCCCACTGCAGCGGGGAGTCTGCGCAGTGAGCGCGCCGGTCCGGGCTCACCGCAGGGAGAAGGGGGGCCCGGCCGCCCAGTACAGCCAACCTgacgggggtggagggagagtaCATGGCTGAGCGATTGGCTTTGCTACGGTCCACCCTAGAGCCCCCATGTGGGGTAGGGAGGCCAcaggtaaagagaaaaaagactccCACATCTTTTCTCGTCTGCAAACCTTGTGAATTTTTGTACCATAGGCATGTATTACctggtcaaaaataaatacataaataagattaatgactttaaaaattataaaatgaaatggaatgaTCAAGGCTGAATAACATGATTTAGGAACGTAGCGATGAAATCAGCTTAGAAGACACAGCCCACGCTAAGAGAGGGGAAGAgcggtggggggagaggggatggtGGGTTTTCTCTTGGATTGTGGACTGCAGTCGGTgtttcgttaaaaaaaaaaaaaaagtcaactgatattttgataaggattttaaaaattttgtctctTAAATCCAGGCTCTGGCTGGAGGGGTAAGCAAGGTTTCCCACATACCATCTCATATCTCCGAAGCAGGATTTAAGGccacagatggagaaataaattggaggtccccctccccgcccacctTTCTCAATGAAAGAGGGGCAGGACCCCCTTCCCCACATCCAGGCAGGAagtcaacagatgcagagaaggaTTATTACTGAGGGAAGCAACAGCGTTGGAAGTGGTTGCCTTGACAGCGGGATTTGGGGGTGGGTCAGGATTGCTTTTTATCGTCcgcctattttcttttttaaaattgtgaaatatgAGCGACttacagaaaagaagagaaaacatctCTGTGcaggttaaaaaataattctaaagccTACACAGGTGTTGCCACGTCCCAGGTTTTGTcacgttttaaaaaattcatgcgCATGcattaatgtgttttaaaaaaaagaagaaaaaaggaaggaaattccaaAAGGGAGCCAGGTTCTCTCCTCACCGCAATATCCTGCCTAGATCTGAAAGGATAATTTGGAAACCCCTTTCCCCCCAACGTCCGATCCCAGATTGGCAAGGGCGGAAGAACACAGCTAGATCCCCTCCTATCATTGCAGGGAGCGAGCCAAACCGGGATGGGTCAAATGGATCCAGCAAGAAATGGCAACAGATCAAGGTTATTTGGAACTCCAGAGGTCACCAAGAGAAGCAGAAGATAAGTCTTGGATGTGGCTGGCCGCAGggttggagggtggggagagggggaggcatGGGGTGCGAAACAagtttgccttttatttatttatttgtgaagGGCCTCGgtgagaaatgttttatttaagaatatGGGGTTGGAACAGCAGGTGATGTGCAATTAGGGAAGctgataaacaaaaacaaaactgggcAGAGGTAGGGCGCGGAGCTGTGAGGGACCCTGCAAGGTGAGCCAGGGGAACTGGGATGGCCGGTAATAAatcaaaaataggaagaaaatagaTGCATTTCATTCAGTTTGTTAGCGAGCTTTTGGCTTTCAAATTGTGCCGTGATGATAGGTCTGTAATGATGGGTTTAATTTTGACttgttatatttttatcaaaGCAATACACCTAAGgtatcaatatttaaaaagaaaactagtcCTGAAGAGGTGGTGTAGACTGGGTTAGATTGGCGAGGCAGTTAACACTGTGGCTCCCAGAGCCAGGTGCCTGATCTTAATATGAGCCTCAGCGTGTACGTGACTGACTTCAGAGAAGTGACAGTGCATCTGTGCcctagtttccccatctgcaaaatgggcacaGCAAGAATAGCACCTACTTTTTACAAGGCTGTTCATTAATTTtgcacacatttattgagtacctgtgcACCAGGTATTGTTTTAGGCACTGGGGATAGCACTGTGAACAAAACTGACATgaggaaagacagacaaaaaacagtattgggcttccctggtggcgcagtggttgagaatctgcctgccaatgcagtggacacaggctcgagccctggtctgggaagatcccacatgccacggagcagctaggcccgtgagccacaactactgagcctgtgcgtctggagcctgtgctcccaacaagagaggccgcaatagtgagaggcccacgcaccgcgatgaagagtggcccccgcttgccgcaactagagaaagcccttgcacagaaacgaagacccaacacagccaaaaataaataaataaataaattttaaaaaagaaaataaaaaaaatgaaaaaaagaaactgccaaagtgtttaaaaaaaaacaaaaagacagctattgttattaaaaaaaacagtattaaattaaattatatgttaGAAGgtaataagtgctatggagacTCAGGGAAGAGGGACAGGGGTGGGGCCGGGGTTGGGATTgcttgcaattttaaataaagaggtCAAGGAAGGCCTCGCAGAGAAGGGGATgcctgagggaaaaaaacttcAAGCAGAGGAGGAATGGAGCTACTGGACATCTTGGGGAAGAGTGTTctgagcagagggaacagccagtgcaaaggccgtGAGGCAGGAGTGTGCCTGGTGTGGATAGGGAAGAGCGAGGAGGCCAGTGTGTCTGTAGTGGAATGGCCTGTGGGAAGAGGGAGAGCGGGTAAGTCTGAGGTGACAGGACCAGATCATGCTGGGCTACCTGGACTGTGGCAAGAAGGACGGGGCCACGGGtaggttctgagcagaggagggaacatGATCTCCTTTGGGGGTTGTGGTGGGTTGAATGGGGGCCTCAGAAAAGATACGTCAGATGTGGTCATCGCTCCTGGaacttgtgaatgtgaccttatttggaaaaagggtctttgtagatgtaattaagtcAATGATTTAAAgatgagatcattctggattatctgggtgggtcctAAACCCAAGGGCAAGTATCTCTAAAAGAGACAGAAACGAGACATGACCAGGGAGGCAGCGACTGGAGTGATGGGCCGCAAACCCAGGTGCGCCAGGAGCCACCGGCATCTGGCGGAGGCAGGGAACAGAATCTCCCCTAGAGGCCCTGGAGAgagcacggccctgctgacaccttgattttggacttctggtctccagaactgtgagagaataaacttctgttgttttaagccacgcgGTTTGTGCTCAcgtgttacagcagccccaggaaacgaATACAGGTTGTTTGCAGGCTCCCTCTGGCCGTGTGGGGAACTGACTGGGGTGGGCGTGTGATTTGGGGGAACACTGAGGAGGACCAAGTTTGGGAAAAAGACcaggaataaatttttttaaaaatatcaaaaataaataatgtgtgtCTTTTGAACATGTAAAATTGGAGATGTTTAAAATCTGAGTGGCTCCTTCCAACTCAAGAAATTCATATATATCAAGTGCAGAGAATGGGCATGCAAGAGGTTCTCAAGAAATATGATTGTCTCAAGGGTCctaacagccaaaaagaaaagaaaaaaggcaggatTCCCTCCGCCTCCGTCCTCCCCACCCTCGGCCAGGCAAGATGCCTGCTTTTTACTGTGGGCCTTTACTCACTATTTTAAAACATGCACATAGGCCTTCCATGGAAATTAAACTGAGGCTTAGGCTCC contains:
- the PLD3 gene encoding 5'-3' exonuclease PLD3; its protein translation is MKPKLMYQELKVPAEEPSNELPMNEIEAWKAAEKKARWVLLVLILAVVGFGALMTQLFLWEYGDLHLFGPNQRPAPCYDPCEAVLVESIPEGLDFPNASTVNPSTSQAWLGLLAGAHSSLDIASFYWTLTNNDTHTQEPSAQQGEEVLRQLQTLAPRGVKVRIAVSKPSGPQPQADLQALLQSGAQVRTVDMQKLTHGVLHTKFWVVDQTHFYLGSANMDWRSLTQVKELGVVMYNCSCLARDLTKIFEAYWYLGQAGSSIPSTWPRPYDTRYNQETPMEICLNGTPALAYLASAPPPLCPSGRTPDLKALLNAVDNARSFIYIAIMNYLPTMEFSHPHRFWPAIDDGLRRAAYERGVKVRLLVSCWGHSEPSMRAFLLSLAALRDNHTHFDIQVKLFVVPADEAQARVPYTRVNHNKYMVTERATYIGTSNWSGSYFTETAGTSLLVTQNGRGGLRSQLEAVFLRDWDSPYSHDLDTSADSVGNACRLL